The following nucleotide sequence is from Endozoicomonas sp. GU-1.
AGCCATTGCCAGCCCTCTCAACTAACCGGGCAATCCTGTTAAAGACTGAGGGTGGGTATCCCCTGGCTGCAGGTGGCTCACCGGTAGCCAGGGCAACCTCCCGGCGGGCCTGGGCATAGCGGGTCAGGGAGTCCATTAATAAGAGGGTATGATGTCCGGTATCCCGATAGTACTCGGCAATACGGTGTGCCACCAGCGCGGCTCGCAGCCGCATGACCGGTGAATGGTCGGCAGGGGCGGCAACAACAACGGAGCGCTGAAGACAGTGGTCATTGATATTCTGGCGGATAAAATCGCCAACCTCTCGCCCTCTTTCGCCAATCATGGCCAGTACCACAATATCGGCGCTGGTATTTCTGGCAATCATGCCCAGCAGTGTACTTTTGCCTGAGCCGCTCCCGGCAAACAGACCAATACGTTGTCCTCTGCCAATGGTCAGTAATCCATTAATAGAACGTACACCGACGTCTAATGGTGTGGCAACCGGGGATCGTTGCAGTGGGTTAATAGGAGGACTATGAAGGCGGATATTAGCGCTGCCTGTGGGCTTTGCCTTGCCGTCCAGTGGTCGGCCGACACCGTCAATAACCCGTCCCAGCAAGGCGTCGCCCACCACAATGGATGAATTATCCCCCATCGATGTGACTTTCGCGCCGGGGGATAACCCGTCATGGTAGTCAATCGGCATCAGCAGCAGCGTATTTCTGTCAAAGCCAACAACCTCTGCTTCTACAGTAAGACCATCACTGCCCTGAACCAGGCACCGCTGACCGGTCTGCATCCTGCAGCCCGCCACCTCCATAATCAGTCCGGCTGCCTTGATCAACTGACCGGACGAGCGCTGAGGTGTCAACATGGAGACCTGTTCTCCGGCAGACATCAATTGTCGGATCAACCGATCCCAGAGTTCGGTTCTGGTATGGTCGGTTATGTCAACCGGAGGGGAGGGAAGTGATAACAGCGACACGATGGCATCAACTGTCCATTATTAATTGTTCATGCACAGTATCAATGCAGGCCGTAACACGACTTTCCACCGTGGCATCAACATCGCCAAGATCGGTAACCAGACGACATCCGCCTGATGTTAGAGCGTGATCCTCCTGAATAGACCAGCCCTCGGGTAACTGTTTGATGATCGGGTCTATCAGAGGACGATCCACAGGATTGATCACCAGTTGCCCCCCTTTAATGTCCGGAAGCATGGACATAGAGTCGGTAATCAGTTGATGCATTGACGCTCGCGAGGTCGCCAGTTCATGGTTGACTACCTGCCTGACCACTTTGCTGATCAGTTCGATCAGCGGTTGGCCTAAATGCAGCAGGGTTGATTGATGCAGGTTGTACAACTCATTCCAGAGGCTATTCATCAGAGCCAGCCATTGCTCCGCGCTGGCTTTCTGCTCCATCTGTGATTCATGCATTCCAGCCAGGTGTCCGGCCTCAAAACCCTTCTGATAGCCTTCCTGATAGCCGTCCTGAAAGCCACGTTGCTGACCTTCAGCATACCCGATGTCTTCTGCTTTACGACGATGGTCAATGTGCCGTTGCCGGGCTCTTCGAACAATCTCCCGCAGCATTTGAAAGTTAATACCGGTCGGTGGTTGCGCAGGCTTCTTTTGCCCGGTGCATTGGTCCTGTTGATAAGCTGACGGTGGGAACTGGTAGCGATGGACACAATGCTGTTCAGGCGCTGAGAGTTCCTTTCCTGGCCAGCCGGAATCCGATGGAGTGGGCCCATCAGCACGGGTTTTATTCCAGCCAGCACTTTGTATTTCAGTACTTTGTCTGCATGCTGTGGTCTTTATCATCGGGTTACTCCAGCATTACTTCATTGCCACGGAGCATTTCAATCTCTCCGCTTTTCAACAGATCATCCATCACCTGTACCACTCTACGCCTCGCCTTTATGACCTTACTCTGTGGAACGGCTCCCAATACCGCTAATTCCTCCTGCAGGTAGTTAGCCGCTCTTTTGCTCATGGACTGGTAAATATGATGACGAACTACCTCCGTTTCCCCTTTAAGCGCCATGGCTAAATCCGCTGGATCAACCCTGGCAACCAACCTGGCAATGTTCTCCATTGAAAGATCAGTGACCTGGGCAAATACCAGCATTTGTTCTTCTATTCGCAACGCTATGGCGCTGTCAGATTGCTTCAGCTTGAAAAGCACCTGTTCCTTTGCTTCAGTATCAAAAAGATTCAGAATGTTAGCGACCTGCTGTTCACCATTAACGGGCAGCAGGTGATTAATCGCCTGTTCATTAAGAAAGGATTGCAGAAAGGTGACAATGGCCTGCAAAGATGCCTGGGACAAGCTGCTAATATGGGCAATCCTTTCCAGAATACCCTGCACTCGTTCCTGGGGAAGCAGGTTAATGACATCCGAGGCCTGATCCGATTGCAGGCAGGACAGCACGGCTGCCTGAAACTGTTCCGGCTCATCTCTGATCATGGCAGCCAGAAGCTCCGGCTTCATTAACTGCAACCCGGTCAGCGGCTCCCGGTGGCTGCCAGGAGGATTTACCAGACAGATAGCCTGTTCTTTACCCAATGCCTTTTGCAGGACCTGCCGCATCTGGATCTGATAATCACCTAACAATAGGCTGACATTGGCATAAGACTGCTCAAACTGATTCAACATCATAATCAGCTGATCACGATTCTTTACCCGCATTTTTTCAGAATACTGACTGATAACTCTTATTTCACCGGGTGTGAAATGTTTTATCACGTTAGCAGCAGCCTGCTCACCCAGTAATAACAGAAAGACAGCAGCCTCTTCTCCAGAGCCGTAACTACCGGTCAGGCTCTGTGAGCGCTCAGGCTGCTTTGTTTTTGACTCAGCCATTAGCGTGATTCCTCTTGATCCACTCTTTTAATACGGCAGCAACTTTTTCCGGCTCATCCTGAGCCAGCTCCCGGTATCGGGCAACCTGCTCCTCCAGAGTGACCGGAGGCCGGTCAGCGGGTATTTTGTCATTGGCCATTGATGACCTGGGCTGTTCCGCCATACCGGAGACGGTGGCCCTGTCACTGTCTGTCGACCCGGGCGATGTCAACCGGTCAGCACGTAAGAGCCTTCGACAGCCCAAGACTATAAACGACAGGATTGTGGCCAATAATATCAATTGCAGAACTTTGTTACCGAGGTCAAGCCAGCGATGGAAGCTCTTCTGGTCGTTAGCGGGCACAAGCGGCGGGACGGTGGCAAAAGGGAGAATGGCGAGGCTCACGGTATCTCCCCTGGATGCATCAAATCCTGAAGCTTGCTTGATCAGTGTCGTTAACCTTGCTTCACTGTCAGGAACCGTTGTTTCGGGTTTTAACCTGCCATCGTCAATGACCACGGCAATGGTTAATCGCTTCAGTTGGCCGGGATATCGGGTTTCGTTGCTGATCTGGCGACTGACCTCATAATTACGAATCACCTTCTGTTTACCGACTTCTTCCCCTCCGAACTCAGGTGCTGGTGTCCCGGGAGCAGGAACCGAAGGTGCTTGCCCGATGGTGGCTGGTTTGTCCAGCAAAAATGGCCTGCCTGACTCGACCGATTCACTGCGTAACACCAGGGTGTTTGGGTCAAACTGTTCAGAGTTTTGTTCTATTTTGTCGTATGTCAGATCAGCGGCGACATCAACCCGGTAGTAACCCGGGCCGACCACAGCATCAAGAATTTTCGATAACTGCAGCTCCAGATGGCTTTCAATACTGGTCCTGGCTTTAAGATAGGCATGACCTGTGCCATCACTGCCAGTGATCAGCGCAGTAGCAATCGACTGGCTGAGCAGATTGCCATATTGATCAACGACCGTGACGTCCTGTTCATTAAGTGTGGCAATACTGCCGCTCACCAGACGCATAATACCTTCAACCTGATCCGGTTGAAGCCGCATGCCACTGTAGAGTTCCAGATACACCGACGCCTTGGCCGCAGGGCGGCTCCTGAAAAAGACACTCTGCTCGGGGACTGATAAGTGGACGCGGGCATAGCGAACCGCATTGATACCACTGATCGTTTCGGATAACGACATTTCCAGCGAACGCAGAAACTGCATTTGCTCAACAAAACGACTGCTGCCTATAGCTGATGCCTCTGGCATCCATGGTTTTGAGCCAGGAGCGATAATTCCTCCGGCGGCCATAGCCATGCGCGCCTCTGAAAGCTGGTTAGCGTGAACCAGTAGCTGCCCATCGTCCGGGTTGATTCGGTAGCCAATTCCCTGTTTATCCAGAATGTCGATGATTGCTGCCATATTGTAGTTTTCGCCATAACCATACAACGAGCGAAAGTCACGGTCATGCCACCAGAGGGCCGTATTAATCAGCACGGCAATCAGCAAGGCACTGACCACCAGCAGTACCAGCAGTCTCTGGTTAGTTCCGAAGCCTTCAGGCGTTCCTTTCAATATTGCCGCAAACCAGCCATGCAACTGGTGCCAGTATTTTTTAGATGCCGCACTGATAACCTTTGACGATTGCAGGGAGGTGTTTTTATCCACCGTTATGCCCACCTTTTGTCCATCAGTGATTCAATTCAGACCCGGGCCTGGTTTTTCTACGACAACCTGTCCGGTTCAGGGGAGGAGGTGAAATCAAACGGAATCGTACAGTTCTGACGACTTGATTTACTATTAATAGACGGCGATTTTACTAAATCTGCTGGTTAAACGTTTCATGATACCCTTCAACAATGTGGTTTCTGACCTGTATCAGCATATTCATGGTCTGACTCGCTTTCTGAATCGACATCACCGTTTCAATCAAATTATCCTGCCCCGCTTCCAGTTCAGCCATGTGCTGTTCTGCCTGCAGTTGGGTATTGTTGGTATGATTCAACAGGGTGGTAAAGACACGGGAAAAAGGCTCAGGTTGATGAGCGTTACCACTGATGGGGGTTGGCAAGAACTCCGATGGTGACTGCACCTGGAATACACTGTCTGGAGGCAATATCATTGCTGAATCGGGCATTGGTAATTTACTCACATACTTAAGCAGTCGCTTATTACTTCAATACACTCAACGTTTACATAATGTTTGAATCTTTTTAAAGATAGATTGTTTACCGGCAGTTGCCATGATTTATGAGGCAGTGAGTTAATGTGGGTCTTCAGACTCTTCCATCGGGCTCTTGTTGGCATCGTGCAACAATGTAACCTCAACTCGTCTGTTTTTATATCGTCCGGCAGCAGTCGTATTACTGGCCACAGGGTAACGTTCGCCATGATGGCGGGCAGTGACGTTGACAGTTCGGCCAATTTTGGCTTCCTTCAGGTATTGTTCCAACTGGTTGCGCACAGCATCAGCCCGCTTCTTTGACAGTTCCAGATTTTGTAACCGGTCAATGGTTTCATAGCTGTCGCTGAAGGGCGTATTATCAGTATTACCGTCAATGGTGATTTCGCGGATGTTTTTATCCACAGCTACATAGCGCACAGTATCTAATAACCACTGTCGTTGATGGTTATTTAACAAAAACTGTCCCAGGGCATAATGAAGTTTGTATTGATGCAGCTGTCGGAAGTTTCTTGGCAGTAAGCGGGCAATGCACTCTGACATTTTTTTCATCGCTGGCAACATACCCACCGTGGGAATTCTGACTTCAATGGTGTTACTGGCAGGACTGCTGTTTTGTGACATTTTTGCAACAGTATAGACAGACAAATAACTGCGACTATCAAGCCGGTCAAGCAATTGTCTGACAGGCATTTTCAGTGCCACATGAAGACCTTTCACCTGAAAATTATCAGACAAAAAATAATCAGTGATCAGCAGTCGTTGGCCGTGCCGACCCGGTCGATAAATTTCTGATGCGCTTTCGAATGAACCTTTTGAATAGTGCCCCCATGGCTGGGGCATGATCCATACCTGTACTGATTCCGGCCGTGTTGGGTAGAGCGAGGTCTCTAATTCAATAGACTGTTGGTGTCCCGCTTCAGCGATAATGGACACGCCACCAAATAAGGGTACTTTCTGATATAAACGACACTCAAAGTGTTTATTTTCATGCATTTGCCAGTCAATATCATCCATAACCACATCATAGAGGCTGGCAGAGACTGACGAATGGCACAGGATTGATAATAATGCCATGAAGATAAAAGGGTTAGTAAGTCTTACTGGCAGTATAAAACTCATCTGTTTCATGGCACATTCCTGGCACATGGTTCTGTCCGGCAGGATGGAAAAAAAAACAGTATGAACTACTTTTTCAGGAGGCTACTGACGGGAAGTATCGAATGCCTTCTACAGAGTTTAGTTCCCCGGGTCGTGTTGTGGATCGCAATTTGGTACATAGCAGGACTGATGGCAGAAATGATTCAGGGCATATACAGGGTGGTTATCTGCATCAGATGTCCCCATCGGTATTGCGTATGACAAAGGAGTTGGAGTCGCTTTCATTGTCATTTTCTGATGAGTTGCTGAAGGCTTTGAAGGAGATTATTGAAAGCCCGGTGATTGGTGCCCGTTGTCATTTAAATGATGATATTTATACGACGATTAGCCAATTACAGCAGCTGCCAAGACAAACTCTTTATCGTTTTCAACTCCCGTTTGACGATCAGCATTTTTCTTCGGAAATCTGCCGTGCACCCGGCTTTGGATTTTTACTGTTAGATCAGCGACTACCTGACTTTCTCACGGTTCTCTGTTTCGGTGGCAGCCTGGCTTCCCTGGTTGCCGGGGCTGACGATTCAGCACCAGATGACTCTTCGTCAGACAGCTCTCCCCCTGCTGTTACAGGAAAGCTCACAAGGATTGGTAAACAACTAATGGATCAGGTTGCCAGTGCCCTGGCAGAGGTTTGGAGGACAGCAGTTTGTTCGCCCTATTGCCCAGTATCAGACACTGGCTTCTCTTCTTTGGCCCAATGGATGGGGGGATCATTGATAACCCCTGCTTCATTCGCAGATGACTGCCTGCTGAATCAGTTTGATCTTGAGTTTCATGACCCGGCATACGCGGACTCACCATGGTTAGTCCCTGTTTGCTTTTATACCCCGGTCAATGCTTTTACCAGTGCCATGGTAGAGCAGGTAATGGTTGACGAAACAGGTTCAAAGCAGCCATGCCGGGATCGCATCCTGAGGTTTCTTGGCAAAATCGAGGTCGATGTCACCGTTGATCTTGAGCCACTGTCTTTGCCGATGAGCAAATTATGTGATTTGAACGTTGGTGACGTTCTATCGATACCCCATCCCGGAAACTCACATATAAGAGTGGAGAATGCTCTCCTGTTTCGAGGAACGACAGGGCAACATGGAGGGCACCTTACTGTAGTAATCAATAACTGTTTAAGAGGAGAGGACAGTCAGTGAACGACTCACGACCTTCAGTTGATGATGAGCCTTCAGTTGATGATGAGCATACAACGGTAATGAATCCGGAAGCATCGGACATTACGAAGGAAAATGTTCAGCATGACTCTTCTGATCAACCCGTGTTGAAGGGCTCTGATGTAAAGCCCGTGAATGGGATGACGGACGATAAATCAGCAGGCGTTCCTGAAGAGCTTGATAATAATGAAGCAGACCATCATACGTCAGGGTCAGTAGAATATGATAGTTTGGAACCAGCGACAACGGACGATGCAGAGCCTGATTCGTATAAGGATCCTGATGAAGAGCCCCTGGCCAGGCTTACTTCGTCAAACCTGGGTCTTGTCGGGGCCTTAGAAGTCACTATGACCCTGAATGTCGGTAGCAAACGTATGGCCATTACCGATATTCTCAACCTGCACACAGGTTCTGTCGTCTGTCTGAACCGTCGGGAACATGACCCACTGGATGTCATGGTAAATGGGGTATTGTTTGCCCGTGGCGAAGTGGTTCGGACAGGGGATTATTATGGCCTGCGCATTCTGGAAATCCTCTGATATTGATGTCTTGTCAGGTGTTTCGCGCATTGCCGTCTATGTCTGTGGTTTGCGGATACCCGTTACGGCCTTGCTGCTGATTTTACCCACAGTATCTGAGGCATCCCTTCAGTTGCCGTTGTTATCCGTCACCTCCGGTGATAACCAGCAGGATTACACGGTTAACCTGCAGATTTTTTTAATATTGACGGTGTTGGCTTTTCTCCCCGGTCTGCTGATGGTAACCACCAGCTTTACCCGGGTATTGATCGTACTGGCCATACTTCGCCAGGCACTTGGGTTACAGCAAACACCACCTACCCGGGTGCTGATTGCTTCGGCATTGATCCTGACAGTATTCATTATGAAACCGGTATTTAACGAGATCCGGGAGCAGGCGGTCGAACCTTACCTGGAAGAGCGAATGCCATTCAGAGAAGCGATAGAAGTCGCAAGACTGCCACTGCACCAGTTTATGCTGAAGCAAACCCGAAAGGTGGATATGGAACAATTTCTGGTGTTATCCGGTGAAATTTCTCCTGTCGACGACGGTGGCGGTAAACCGGATGTGGTGCCCGAGAATATTCCGTTTTCCTTGCTGATGCCGGCTTTTTTAAGCAGTGAAATTAAAACCAGCCTGCAAATGGGGCTGATGATCCTGCTGCCATTTCTGGTTATTGACCTGCTGGTTGCCAGTATTCTTATGGCACTGGGCATGATTATGCTCTCGCCGATGTTGATCTCTCTGCCCTTTAAACTGTTGCTGTTCGTTCTGGTGGATGGCTGGGGGCTTATTATGGCAGGCACCATCAGGAGCTTTTCTACGTGAGAGGCGGTTTGGGAAAAGCTCGCCGCCCGCTTCCCGCCGCCTGCTTCCCGCAAGAGCACAAGCGGTTACGGCTTTTCGGGTAGCGGGAGGCGGGCAGCGGGTAGCATCTGAAGAAATGTGGAAGTTATTTCAGGGCAGCTCCTTACAACATGTTGTTTACGACGCAGGATACATAAATGTCACCTGACGATGCGATCTACATGTTTGCCAGTGCGTTGCGGAGTGTTTCCTGGATGGCTCTGGTGCTGATTGCTCCCGGTCTTCTGGTGGGCCTGCTGATCAGCATAATCCAGGCGGCAACTCAGGTCACTGAACAAACCCTGAGCTTTTTGCCCCGGTTACTTATCACATTGTTAACGCTGTCGCTGTCAATGCATTGGCTGGTTCAGGAGTTAAGTGCCATCTTTACTGAGTTTTTTGTTGCCATTGTGAATAGCCAGTGAGCGGTATGGCACTTTCTGAACTGTCGCATCAGATTGTGCTTTACTTACTGGTGTTTTGTCGTATTTCCGGATTTGTCATGACCTGTCCGCTGACCCGGGAGTGGTTGCCTCTCTCGGCACGCTTATTGCTGGCTTTAGCGCTGTCTGTGGCCGTCATGTTGCAACTATCATCTGCCATGACTACCGACCTATCACTGAGCCTTGTCCTTGCGGCCTGTTCTGAGTTTTTTACCGGACTGTTATTTGGCGCGGTGTTACTGATCTATTTCAGCGTGTTTACCCTCGCAGGGCATTTAACCGGCCTGCAGATGGCGTTGGGTTTTGCAGAACTGAACGACCCTGCCAATGGTATCAGTGTTACCGTGATTGCCCGTATCTATCAGGTTATGGCTCAGCTTCTTTTTGTTCTGATCAATGGCCACCTGCTGTTCTTTATGGTGGTTATTAACAGCTTTCATGCATTACCCATCGGGCATTTTCTGATGATTATCGACAGAGTACCAGCCCTGATCACCATGGCTGGCTGGATGTTCGGAGCCGGGTTGCTTATTGCTCTTCCCGCCATTGTCTGTCTGCTGATTGTCAATCTCACCTTTGGTTTCATGACACGATCAGCACCACAGATGAACCTGTTAACCCTCGGTTTCCCCATGATTGTTCTGGTTGGAATCGTACTGTTGAGCCTCAATATACTGCAGGTGCCTTATGCGGTCGAACAGCACATCCACTCTGCATTGAAGACTCTTGGGTTTCTCTTGTCCGGTTAAGTGATGAATGCCGAACAGCAAGAACAGGGCAGTGAGCCCACGGAGCAACCCAGCGAGCGGCAGAAAAAGAAAGCCCTGCAAGAGGGGCAGGTCTCCCGGTCAAGAGATCTGATGATTGCCATGCAGACCCTGGCCATTTTTTTACTGCTTGGCTATTCCCGTTATTTTGATCAGATCGATACCGTTATAGCCATGCTGGCACAGGTTGACGCACCACTGAATGATGCTTCCCATGCATCGATTATGGACAGTCTGCAGACGGCATTTTCCGTATTTCCGGCAGTCATGATCACCATGTTCCTGGTGATTGTAGTCAGTGTCACCGCTGGTGCCCTGATTTCCGGCTCCTTTATCTTCAGTGTGACCATCGTGGCAGCAAAAGCCCGGCGGATAAATCCGGTGGCAGGGTTGAAGCGGATCTGTTCTGTCCAGGGGCTGGCTGAGGTGGTGCGGGCATCATTAAAAGCCCTGTTATTGACCGTGGCACTTTTTTTGATTATCCGCTACCGATTGCCAGAAATCATGGCACTGCGTAACTACCCTGTGCCGATGGCCGCAACCCGGGCATTAACGCTGTTATTGTCCACGGGACTGGCATTATCGGGTGTGCTTATGGTCATTGCCGCTGGTGATGTTGTGTGGCAAAAACACCGCCTTCAGAGACAACAGCTTCTTACACGACAACAAGTCAAAGACAATCTGAAGAACGAAGATGGCTCACCACAAACCCGGCAGAGGATTCGACAGACACGGCAAAAAATGGCGGCAGTGACACGCAGGAAAATGCTGGATGCTATCCCCGATGCAGATCTTGTGCTGACCAATCCGGGCCATTTTGCGGTGGTATTGAAATACCAGCCGGATAGTGATCGGGCTCCGGTGCTGGTGGCCCGCGGGATAGACCACATGGCAGAACTGATTATCAGTATCGGGCGCTCGGCGGGCAAGCCGGTACTGATTCAGCCCATGCTGACCCGGGCCCTCTATTATCATACTGACATTGATCAGGAAATTGCCCCGGATTTGTATCAGGCGGTGGCAAAAATCATGGTCTACCTTTATCAACTTGATCGTTATCGCACTCACCAAAGTACCTTCTGTCCCAGCTCACCCAATATACAGATACCTGAAAAATACCAGCATTCATCAGGCACAGGAAATCCGTAATGAGCAGTACCGGCTTGCTCCTGCCGACCTCTTCAAAGGCTTCCTTATTGGCGACACCGCTGCTATTGCTGGTGGTTCTGGCCATGCTAATGTTGCCTATTCCGCCATTTCTACTGGACTTCCTGTTCAGTTTTAATATTACCCTGTCGTTGATTCTGCTGATTCTTACCATTTACATTAACCGCCCGCTGGATTTTTCCCTGTTCCCGACACTGTTGCTGGTCGCCACTTTGCTGCGGCTGGCCCTGAATATTGCCTCAACACGGGTGGTGCTGATCAATGGTCATAACGGACCCTATGCGGCAGGCAAGGTGATTGAGGCATTTGGCAGCGTGGTGATTGCCGGTAATTATTTTGTTGGTTTACTGGTTTTTCTGATTCTGGTGATCGTCAACTTTGTGGTTATTACCAAAGGTGGCAGTCGTATATCGGAAGTGACTGCCCGTTTTGTGCTTGATTCGATGCCAGGCAAGCAAATGGCCATTGATGCTGATCTGAACTCCGGCGTGATTGACCACAATGAGGCCAGGGTGAAACGGGAAGACATTACCCGTGAAGCGGATTTTTACGGGGCTATGGACGGTGCCAGCAAATTTGTCCGTGGTGATGCCATTGCCGGGTTGATGATTTTACTCATCAATATTCTGGGTGGTGTGAGCATTGGCGTCTGGCAATATGACATGAGTGGTACCGAAGCTGTTCAGCTTTACGGGCTGATGACTATTGGTGACGGGCTGGTGGCCCAGATCCCTTCCCTGCTGTTATCCACCGCGGCCGCCATTATGGTGACCCGCATATCCGGGGCTGTGGACATGAACCAGCAGGTTCGACAGGAAATTATCGGACAACCCAGGGCGTTGATGGTCGCTGCTGCGGTACTGGTTGTGATTGGTCTGGTACCGGGCATGCCCCATGTGGCCTTTGTGATCCCTGGCCTACTGATTATGTCGTTTATCTATCGACGTATATCCATGGAAAGAACGACTGAACGAAAGAATGCACTGGCTGGCAAAGGTGATGAAAGCAGCGTGGCAACCAGGGAGCGACTCACATGGCAGGATATATCGGTGGTTGACCCCATTGGCCTGAATATTGGTTATCGTGTCATATCACTGCTCAGTCAAAACCCCGGGAATCATGTGACCAGTCACGTAACCAATGGTGAGCTGGCCAGTCAGATCAGACACCTGAGAAGGGAATTGTCGGAAAAATACGGCTTTCTGATACCCATGATTCATATACGCGATAACCTGAATCTGGACCCGGACAGTTATTCTATTCAGCTTCATAACGTTACCGTTGACCATTTTAAACTGCACCTGGATCAGTTGCTGGCCATTGCCCTGGAGAATGCCCGACCTCTGTCTTTTGCATCTCCGGTCAAAGATCCCTGTTATGGGTTGACGTCTTACTGGATTCCAGTGACTGAACGGGAGGCATCATTGCAG
It contains:
- a CDS encoding flagellar biosynthetic protein FliQ, translated to MSPDDAIYMFASALRSVSWMALVLIAPGLLVGLLISIIQAATQVTEQTLSFLPRLLITLLTLSLSMHWLVQELSAIFTEFFVAIVNSQ
- a CDS encoding FHIPEP family type III secretion protein, producing MSSTGLLLPTSSKASLLATPLLLLVVLAMLMLPIPPFLLDFLFSFNITLSLILLILTIYINRPLDFSLFPTLLLVATLLRLALNIASTRVVLINGHNGPYAAGKVIEAFGSVVIAGNYFVGLLVFLILVIVNFVVITKGGSRISEVTARFVLDSMPGKQMAIDADLNSGVIDHNEARVKREDITREADFYGAMDGASKFVRGDAIAGLMILLINILGGVSIGVWQYDMSGTEAVQLYGLMTIGDGLVAQIPSLLLSTAAAIMVTRISGAVDMNQQVRQEIIGQPRALMVAAAVLVVIGLVPGMPHVAFVIPGLLIMSFIYRRISMERTTERKNALAGKGDESSVATRERLTWQDISVVDPIGLNIGYRVISLLSQNPGNHVTSHVTNGELASQIRHLRRELSEKYGFLIPMIHIRDNLNLDPDSYSIQLHNVTVDHFKLHLDQLLAIALENARPLSFASPVKDPCYGLTSYWIPVTEREASLQAGYTVVDCATVITTHVGRMIENHIDDLFGFEETQGVADPSPTNLTEAMRRTGSG
- a CDS encoding EscU/YscU/HrcU family type III secretion system export apparatus switch protein encodes the protein MNAEQQEQGSEPTEQPSERQKKKALQEGQVSRSRDLMIAMQTLAIFLLLGYSRYFDQIDTVIAMLAQVDAPLNDASHASIMDSLQTAFSVFPAVMITMFLVIVVSVTAGALISGSFIFSVTIVAAKARRINPVAGLKRICSVQGLAEVVRASLKALLLTVALFLIIRYRLPEIMALRNYPVPMAATRALTLLLSTGLALSGVLMVIAAGDVVWQKHRLQRQQLLTRQQVKDNLKNEDGSPQTRQRIRQTRQKMAAVTRRKMLDAIPDADLVLTNPGHFAVVLKYQPDSDRAPVLVARGIDHMAELIISIGRSAGKPVLIQPMLTRALYYHTDIDQEIAPDLYQAVAKIMVYLYQLDRYRTHQSTFCPSSPNIQIPEKYQHSSGTGNP
- the fliP gene encoding flagellar type III secretion system pore protein FliP (The bacterial flagellar biogenesis protein FliP forms a type III secretion system (T3SS)-type pore required for flagellar assembly.), with product MACAFWKSSDIDVLSGVSRIAVYVCGLRIPVTALLLILPTVSEASLQLPLLSVTSGDNQQDYTVNLQIFLILTVLAFLPGLLMVTTSFTRVLIVLAILRQALGLQQTPPTRVLIASALILTVFIMKPVFNEIREQAVEPYLEERMPFREAIEVARLPLHQFMLKQTRKVDMEQFLVLSGEISPVDDGGGKPDVVPENIPFSLLMPAFLSSEIKTSLQMGLMILLPFLVIDLLVASILMALGMIMLSPMLISLPFKLLLFVLVDGWGLIMAGTIRSFST
- the fliR gene encoding flagellar biosynthetic protein FliR, with amino-acid sequence MALSELSHQIVLYLLVFCRISGFVMTCPLTREWLPLSARLLLALALSVAVMLQLSSAMTTDLSLSLVLAACSEFFTGLLFGAVLLIYFSVFTLAGHLTGLQMALGFAELNDPANGISVTVIARIYQVMAQLLFVLINGHLLFFMVVINSFHALPIGHFLMIIDRVPALITMAGWMFGAGLLIALPAIVCLLIVNLTFGFMTRSAPQMNLLTLGFPMIVLVGIVLLSLNILQVPYAVEQHIHSALKTLGFLLSG